The Roseibaca calidilacus genome includes a window with the following:
- a CDS encoding DUF6361 family protein → MTNSALGWVSFGSAEAEAVNALMGALTDSEARDELGIGAIRDGFSDLLFPGTSTVQTRLRYFLMIPQIFHDIDLRARDRQAALRDAEAGLIARILALPEGADRDQLIGVDAGAKLKRMPSAIYWGGIGAWGIRLDDRARIRDVLERMAEGERCWAEMPSIPKDDTRGFNLTKDEADWIVDRCASLRDGQTLLGNLMSRARNISQINDLNKVAQLDLPHNLQLQLNHALAFANTLFGASLLYNLLLAERFAPDTVEQWQQQLGEWQKSEIAPAKDARTLIAPLLEASAEIAFRPNDCTMRFLNAWLGVMHAPTSNDARDIIIARERQAKPGRARLQLNGDYNWSGSSGAGRLTFRWGRVHRYLQDISEAKEA, encoded by the coding sequence ATGACTAATTCAGCCTTGGGATGGGTCTCTTTCGGCAGCGCCGAGGCCGAGGCAGTGAACGCGCTCATGGGCGCATTGACCGACAGCGAAGCTCGAGACGAACTCGGGATCGGCGCGATCCGCGATGGATTTTCGGATTTGCTGTTCCCGGGCACCAGCACGGTTCAGACACGATTGCGCTATTTCCTAATGATACCTCAGATTTTTCATGACATCGATCTGCGCGCTCGGGACCGTCAGGCGGCGTTGCGAGACGCCGAGGCCGGCCTAATCGCCCGAATTCTCGCGTTGCCCGAGGGAGCTGACCGCGACCAGCTAATCGGAGTCGATGCAGGCGCAAAGCTGAAGCGGATGCCCAGTGCGATCTATTGGGGTGGTATTGGTGCATGGGGTATTCGGCTGGACGACAGAGCCCGCATACGAGACGTTCTGGAGCGGATGGCTGAGGGTGAGAGATGCTGGGCTGAAATGCCGTCTATCCCGAAAGATGACACGCGAGGCTTTAATCTAACAAAGGACGAGGCTGACTGGATAGTCGATCGCTGTGCCTCTTTGCGAGATGGCCAGACGCTGCTGGGGAACCTCATGTCTAGAGCCCGCAACATTTCCCAAATCAACGACCTGAACAAGGTGGCTCAGCTCGACCTTCCCCATAACCTGCAATTGCAACTCAATCACGCGCTTGCCTTCGCAAATACGCTTTTTGGTGCATCTCTGCTCTACAACCTCTTGCTGGCAGAGCGGTTCGCCCCCGACACGGTCGAGCAGTGGCAGCAGCAATTGGGCGAGTGGCAGAAAAGTGAGATCGCACCGGCAAAGGACGCGCGCACGCTGATTGCCCCGTTGCTAGAAGCATCGGCAGAGATCGCCTTTCGTCCTAACGATTGCACTATGCGTTTCCTCAATGCCTGGCTTGGTGTCATGCACGCCCCGACAAGCAACGATGCACGCGACATCATAATCGCCCGAGAGCGACAGGCTAAACCTGGTCGTGCCCGCCTGCAGCTCAATGGCGATTATAACTGGAGCGGCAGCTCAGGCGCGGGACGGCTGACCTTCCGCTGGGGCCGGGTTCACCGCTACCTGCAGGATATTTCCGAGGCGAAAGAAGCATGA
- a CDS encoding UvrD-helicase domain-containing protein — protein MNGADSDRGLVIVPAGAGAGKTHRIKTQLSDWVKRGVVRPERILAVTFTEAAAGELRERIRAGLLADGLVAEAMAVERAYVSTIHGLGLRLLTEHALAAGASLQPRHLGDAERDLLIRQALAHAKALDPIKAEPERFGYQPNWQKGETVEDSLRGRVLSMIDLLRGLGDKGGDPGLIAPALARLDTIYGEVLADPAAARDALAAAISAMLAAFPEGGMATVTAKGPRETLEKNLALFRRVDRDPTLLDRDWSLWQSLRNLFTSNSKTKTPEGYDDLATAIIQAADALPAHPGPLADAKLHFRCLIACAQEVMEAYETRKKALGLIDYADMIAGAERLLRTDPAVRQAVLDEIDCVIIDEFQDTNPVQFALLWQLGARAPRTLLVGDVKQSIMGFQGADPRLSQALASANPDATQPLDRNWRSTPAVMDFVNAMGAGLFGAGYNPLSPTRDPVPGPALEVLNIVKGRGVRNFSKPQEHIAERIARILTTGETITDRHTKATRVVRPSDIALLVCRHATAARYAEELRARGVPVRIAEDGWATCLVVQAARAALSYAANPADTNSALLLRTLGPDPLSLQSAMSAQIEGRLADDPVLMRLAALSDHLASLPISNALDLVINVAGLRLWADRQPDAAQARADLLRLEAEASDFESAHRDLKAAAGFHGESAKVFLGWLDARSGERDFDRRPDPAANSAEAVEIVTWHACKGREWPITVVAEFDHGIEEWPGSTATQFTALDKIDDMDAVLASAALIHTPGFAAPEAERRFIEDRRADFEANGKNLLYVALTRARDRLVLEWPGFIKERDEEAPEANCLFHVFTDACAPQIGGDTLRIGGIDCPAIIRQLPEHAGFTTYSEAEITDTPRLGSATPLPAVDLTPWRLQPSQATTALPAPESQGISLGTPWPGKVSDAARGTAIHLALRTCLTRPDLTEGLPQATGLDDTTMELVAARAAALNAWLAADGYTDLLCEIPLLGRTKEGAEIPGMVDLLAVGPKGCLLIDHKSGGAGEGFGLYWPQLSSYGALVARLFPQHPLQGLAVFWIDHGRLELAQLPVTVRSTNIISEVGR, from the coding sequence ATGAACGGAGCAGACTCAGACCGAGGATTGGTCATCGTGCCCGCCGGCGCGGGCGCAGGGAAAACCCATCGTATCAAGACCCAGCTTTCCGACTGGGTGAAGCGCGGCGTGGTGCGGCCCGAACGTATTCTCGCAGTGACATTTACCGAAGCCGCCGCGGGCGAATTGCGCGAACGTATCCGGGCGGGTCTTCTTGCTGATGGACTGGTCGCCGAGGCCATGGCGGTTGAGCGAGCCTACGTCTCGACGATCCATGGGCTGGGCCTGCGGCTGTTGACGGAACATGCGCTGGCGGCGGGTGCCTCGCTGCAACCGCGCCACCTTGGCGATGCCGAGCGGGACCTGCTGATCCGGCAGGCGCTGGCGCATGCCAAGGCGCTTGACCCGATCAAGGCCGAACCTGAGCGGTTCGGATATCAGCCCAACTGGCAAAAGGGCGAAACGGTCGAAGATTCCCTGCGGGGCCGGGTTCTATCGATGATCGACCTGTTGCGGGGTCTGGGTGACAAAGGCGGTGATCCAGGCCTGATCGCACCCGCGTTAGCGCGGCTCGATACGATCTATGGCGAGGTGCTCGCGGATCCCGCCGCCGCCCGTGATGCTTTGGCGGCGGCGATTTCCGCCATGCTTGCCGCCTTTCCCGAGGGCGGCATGGCCACCGTTACCGCCAAGGGCCCCCGCGAGACGCTGGAAAAGAACCTTGCCCTTTTTCGTCGCGTTGACCGCGATCCAACCCTGCTGGACCGGGACTGGAGCCTCTGGCAGTCCCTGCGTAATCTTTTCACCTCGAATAGCAAAACGAAGACGCCCGAGGGCTATGATGATCTTGCCACCGCGATCATTCAGGCCGCAGATGCGCTGCCTGCGCATCCCGGCCCCTTGGCAGATGCAAAGCTGCATTTTCGGTGCCTGATCGCTTGTGCGCAGGAAGTGATGGAGGCGTATGAAACGCGCAAGAAAGCACTTGGGCTGATTGACTATGCCGATATGATTGCGGGTGCAGAACGGCTTTTGCGCACCGATCCAGCAGTGCGCCAAGCTGTATTGGATGAGATCGATTGCGTCATCATCGACGAATTTCAGGACACCAATCCGGTGCAGTTCGCGCTGCTGTGGCAGTTAGGTGCCCGCGCGCCACGTACGCTGCTGGTGGGGGATGTAAAACAGTCGATCATGGGGTTTCAGGGGGCTGACCCTCGGCTGTCGCAGGCCCTTGCATCGGCCAACCCCGATGCGACGCAGCCCCTTGACCGCAACTGGCGGTCAACACCGGCGGTTATGGACTTCGTCAATGCCATGGGCGCAGGGCTGTTTGGCGCAGGCTACAACCCGCTGTCCCCGACCCGTGATCCGGTGCCCGGTCCTGCGCTGGAAGTGCTGAACATCGTCAAAGGGCGCGGGGTGAGAAACTTCTCCAAGCCGCAGGAGCACATCGCCGAGCGCATCGCCCGTATCCTCACTACAGGCGAAACAATCACCGATCGGCACACCAAGGCCACAAGGGTCGTCCGCCCCTCTGATATCGCGCTTTTGGTTTGCCGCCACGCAACTGCCGCCCGCTATGCCGAGGAACTGCGGGCGCGTGGCGTACCTGTTCGCATCGCCGAAGATGGCTGGGCGACATGTCTGGTTGTTCAGGCCGCCCGTGCTGCACTGAGCTATGCCGCGAACCCTGCCGATACCAATTCGGCGCTTTTGCTGCGCACCCTCGGCCCCGATCCCCTGAGCCTGCAATCTGCAATGTCTGCGCAAATCGAAGGACGGCTTGCGGATGATCCGGTTCTCATGCGACTGGCGGCTCTGTCAGACCACCTTGCAAGCTTGCCGATTTCCAACGCACTGGATCTTGTGATCAATGTCGCTGGGCTGCGGCTTTGGGCTGACCGTCAGCCCGATGCGGCACAGGCGCGTGCAGACCTTCTGCGACTTGAAGCCGAAGCAAGCGACTTTGAATCTGCCCATCGTGACCTTAAAGCCGCCGCCGGATTCCATGGCGAAAGCGCCAAGGTTTTTCTGGGCTGGCTTGATGCCCGATCAGGTGAGCGCGATTTCGACCGCCGTCCCGACCCTGCTGCAAACAGCGCCGAAGCGGTAGAGATCGTGACCTGGCACGCCTGCAAGGGTCGCGAATGGCCGATCACTGTGGTGGCTGAATTCGATCACGGCATCGAAGAATGGCCGGGAAGCACTGCGACCCAGTTCACCGCGCTTGACAAGATCGACGATATGGACGCCGTGCTGGCCTCGGCCGCGCTAATCCACACGCCCGGATTTGCGGCCCCAGAGGCCGAGCGGCGGTTCATTGAGGATCGTCGCGCGGATTTCGAGGCCAATGGGAAGAACCTGCTGTACGTCGCCCTGACACGGGCGCGCGATCGGCTGGTGCTGGAATGGCCGGGCTTCATCAAGGAGCGCGATGAGGAAGCACCTGAAGCCAATTGCCTGTTCCATGTATTCACAGATGCCTGCGCGCCGCAGATCGGTGGTGATACACTGCGCATCGGCGGGATTGATTGCCCGGCCATCATCAGGCAGTTGCCTGAACACGCGGGCTTCACCACGTATTCCGAGGCAGAGATCACGGATACACCACGGCTCGGCAGCGCTACCCCCTTGCCTGCTGTAGACTTGACGCCTTGGAGGTTGCAGCCATCACAAGCCACGACGGCCCTGCCTGCACCAGAAAGCCAAGGTATCAGCTTGGGTACGCCATGGCCCGGCAAAGTCAGTGACGCGGCCCGTGGGACAGCGATTCACCTTGCATTGCGGACTTGCCTGACGCGGCCTGATCTTACTGAAGGCCTGCCCCAGGCTACCGGGTTAGACGACACAACTATGGAACTGGTCGCGGCGCGAGCAGCTGCGCTGAACGCCTGGCTTGCGGCCGATGGATACACCGATCTGCTTTGCGAAATCCCTCTTCTAGGACGTACTAAAGAGGGTGCTGAAATTCCCGGTATGGTCGACCTGCTGGCAGTTGGGCCGAAGGGTTGCCTTTTGATCGACCACAAATCTGGCGGTGCGGGTGAGGGTTTCGGCCTCTACTGGCCGCAGCTCTCCAGCTACGGCGCACTGGTGGCAAGACTGTTCCCGCAGCATCCGCTGCAAGGGTTGGCTGTGTTCTGGATAGACCATGGGCGGCTGGAACTGGCGCAGCTACCCGTCACTGTCAGATCGACAAACATCATTTCTGAGGTCGGTAGATGA
- a CDS encoding PD-(D/E)XK nuclease family protein — MENPDPVWRDSLANAPVETISAISTALEGLVLATGNLRAPAAGAMEVSRAQRHLNALIELWRKLGDTLPEGLAPVRHVLELPHGRFLDPLPVVQGSLDPHAPAAMKALYARLQQEFGAVDVPAKRRPAREGSRLHALQGGVAEASIEAGPKDDSLAFYGLRDLAACADFAAARARALIESGVSAREIAVLASGDPRQIARAFAEQGVPISGLPASLPERDIIGETALQLALAKRTPTPAMVLASLALSPLMPWSAQTGRDLAESLISGDFRGEVLSPTPAHKDLWTDIRASAGSLAQLRFLIDRICERIAQGHDVRARLSIPPGEGSPDWEAILRGIQIASPSSADPERNLEGVSLWSAQETPWRPCRHLIVTDFTDGLYPTRPRANPMFLDSEIITIRATTGLQLRGRAEGLAQSLSLFDQQLQTVTGTVTFLIPWRDLSGARQQPSAGLSLVARAISGVEDAQDLILDLSRLPPGDWPVAHHRLSPLPEPDDLPKALSFPGLDLLALRRKDDGTTKPQSPSRLETLLVSPLAWLLDEVGAGDMSWSAEELDVMAKGNISHDVFEHVFLKDQPVPEPAALTAAVAEAYDRALTRHAGFLRSASWEMERSGLEREILQAALRWREHLLALGAKIIGNEIWLAGEAHGINLHGKADAILELPDGALLVVDHKKSGTSARRRRMEAGWDLQAGLYRDMLARPIRRDGDGMDPLIGRKVGIAYHLMNDGGLLTSGLVPAEGSPARDMGDAVNDAAVAMLAERLAQLGAGRVVLNTSADEGFFKKEAGFTPYALTDGSTLVTAFIRQIEEA; from the coding sequence TTGGAGAACCCCGATCCGGTCTGGCGCGATAGCCTTGCCAATGCGCCGGTCGAAACGATCTCGGCCATCAGTACGGCGCTGGAGGGTCTCGTGTTGGCCACTGGCAATCTGCGCGCCCCAGCGGCGGGGGCGATGGAGGTCAGCCGCGCTCAGCGGCATCTGAATGCGCTTATCGAACTCTGGCGCAAGCTGGGTGACACCTTGCCCGAAGGGCTGGCCCCGGTGCGCCATGTGCTGGAGCTGCCGCATGGGCGGTTTCTTGACCCGCTACCGGTGGTTCAGGGATCGCTCGATCCGCATGCGCCAGCCGCAATGAAGGCTCTTTACGCCCGGCTTCAGCAGGAATTCGGGGCCGTAGACGTACCCGCCAAGAGGCGCCCGGCGCGTGAAGGGTCGCGGTTGCATGCTTTGCAAGGCGGGGTGGCCGAGGCATCAATCGAGGCCGGGCCAAAGGATGACAGCCTCGCCTTTTATGGTCTGCGCGATTTGGCTGCTTGCGCTGATTTTGCCGCCGCCCGCGCGCGTGCCCTGATTGAAAGCGGTGTCTCGGCGCGGGAGATTGCTGTGCTAGCCTCTGGTGACCCACGCCAGATTGCCCGCGCCTTTGCGGAGCAGGGCGTGCCGATTTCCGGGCTTCCCGCCAGCCTGCCCGAGCGCGACATCATCGGTGAGACAGCACTTCAACTGGCACTGGCCAAGCGAACACCCACACCTGCGATGGTTCTGGCCAGCCTCGCCCTGTCGCCGCTGATGCCATGGTCCGCACAGACCGGGCGCGATCTCGCCGAAAGCCTGATTAGCGGTGATTTTCGGGGAGAGGTCCTTTCGCCCACCCCCGCGCACAAAGACCTCTGGACGGACATTCGCGCCTCAGCGGGCAGTCTGGCCCAACTGCGTTTCCTGATCGACCGTATCTGTGAGCGCATTGCGCAGGGACATGACGTCCGCGCCCGTCTGTCGATCCCGCCCGGCGAGGGTAGCCCAGACTGGGAAGCGATCCTGCGCGGTATCCAGATTGCATCCCCGTCAAGTGCCGATCCAGAGCGCAACCTTGAAGGTGTCAGCCTCTGGTCTGCACAGGAAACGCCGTGGCGGCCCTGCCGGCATCTGATCGTCACGGATTTCACCGATGGTCTGTATCCGACGCGTCCGCGCGCCAATCCGATGTTTCTGGACAGCGAAATCATCACGATCCGAGCCACGACAGGGCTGCAACTTCGCGGCCGGGCTGAGGGTTTGGCGCAAAGCCTGTCTCTTTTCGATCAGCAACTTCAGACGGTTACCGGCACAGTTACCTTTCTGATCCCGTGGCGCGATCTGTCTGGGGCACGGCAGCAACCCTCGGCAGGGCTTTCCTTGGTCGCGCGGGCGATATCGGGCGTCGAGGACGCGCAGGATCTGATCCTGGACCTGTCGCGATTGCCGCCCGGCGATTGGCCTGTGGCGCACCACCGCTTGTCGCCCCTTCCAGAACCGGACGATCTGCCCAAGGCCCTGTCTTTCCCCGGCCTCGACTTGTTGGCCCTGCGGCGCAAGGATGATGGAACAACCAAACCTCAATCGCCGTCTCGGCTGGAAACGCTTCTGGTCAGCCCCTTGGCCTGGCTTTTGGACGAGGTGGGGGCCGGCGACATGTCCTGGTCGGCAGAGGAACTTGATGTCATGGCCAAGGGCAACATTTCCCATGACGTGTTTGAACATGTATTCCTCAAAGATCAGCCTGTGCCGGAACCTGCGGCACTGACTGCGGCGGTCGCCGAAGCCTATGATCGCGCGCTCACCCGCCATGCGGGATTTCTGCGCAGCGCATCATGGGAAATGGAGCGCAGCGGCCTCGAACGTGAGATTCTTCAGGCAGCGCTGCGCTGGCGCGAACATCTGCTGGCGCTTGGTGCAAAGATCATCGGTAACGAGATCTGGCTGGCCGGTGAGGCGCATGGCATCAACCTGCACGGCAAGGCCGATGCGATCCTTGAGTTGCCTGACGGTGCGCTGCTTGTCGTCGATCACAAGAAAAGTGGCACATCGGCCCGCCGCAGGCGAATGGAGGCTGGATGGGATCTGCAAGCGGGGCTTTATCGTGACATGCTAGCCCGTCCCATTCGGCGCGACGGCGATGGAATGGACCCTCTGATCGGCCGAAAGGTCGGTATTGCTTATCACCTGATGAATGATGGTGGGCTCTTAACTTCCGGCCTTGTGCCTGCAGAAGGATCACCCGCCCGCGACATGGGCGATGCCGTCAATGATGCGGCTGTTGCAATGCTTGCTGAACGGCTGGCGCAGCTTGGCGCCGGGCGGGTCGTACTGAACACCTCGGCCGACGAGGGGTTTTTCAAGAAAGAGGCGGGGTTCACACCTTATGCGCTGACTGATGGCTCGACCCTGGTTACCGCGTTCATTCGCCAGATCGAGGAGGCATGA
- a CDS encoding ADP-ribosylglycohydrolase family protein: MLRDSTSHPLRIDSLPIGNGHLGLTLCPGKKGDSVFGEGWDRDLDVDLDVIRAWGAKAVLTLIEDSEFDLLSVTELGDAVRARGMDWHHIPIPDLGVPTPQAMARWRELSPRLHRILENGGRVLVHCRGGLGRAGTIAAILLVERGRSAGEAMTLVRAARPGAIETRVQERLVSDYARHEGLPLIRLHASLLGGAIGDSLGAEIEFLSLAEIRRRFPDGISELPPHMGVHGAITDDTQMTLFTAEGVLRARVRGALKGICHPPSVIHHALLRWYRTQGSNPKVQTDDVGLINDPRLQVCRAPGNTCLSSLAASAQFGDPAQNSSKGCGTIMRVAPIGLMFPRDQVRAMAIETSALTHGHRTGQLAAAAWAEMLADVTAGAKLEECAAQTAATYARLAGGEETAQAIQAALRAPRDGTGETVESLGGGWTAEEALSIALYACLAGGSFEKALLIAATHGGDSDSTAAIAGNMLGLIDPAAVLRHRWADIVEGADIISQLVRDYRELSSDIDAAEELFEVYPGG, from the coding sequence TTGCTTCGTGACAGCACATCCCACCCCCTTCGCATCGACAGCCTGCCTATTGGGAACGGTCATCTCGGTCTAACCCTTTGTCCTGGCAAGAAAGGCGACAGTGTCTTTGGCGAGGGATGGGACCGCGATCTGGATGTTGATCTGGACGTGATAAGGGCCTGGGGAGCGAAAGCGGTCCTGACCTTGATCGAGGACTCTGAGTTCGATCTGCTTTCTGTCACGGAGCTTGGTGATGCGGTAAGGGCACGCGGGATGGATTGGCATCACATCCCGATCCCCGATCTGGGTGTGCCAACGCCACAGGCCATGGCGCGCTGGCGCGAGTTGTCGCCCCGCCTTCACCGCATTTTGGAAAATGGCGGCCGGGTGCTGGTCCATTGCCGGGGCGGGCTGGGACGCGCGGGGACGATTGCTGCCATTCTGCTCGTTGAGCGCGGGCGTTCAGCGGGCGAGGCAATGACCCTCGTCCGCGCAGCACGGCCCGGGGCAATCGAGACGCGGGTTCAGGAACGCCTTGTGAGCGATTACGCCCGACATGAAGGGCTACCCCTGATCCGACTACATGCCAGTCTACTGGGTGGCGCTATCGGCGACAGTCTGGGTGCCGAGATCGAGTTCCTGTCGCTCGCGGAGATCCGCCGTCGTTTCCCGGACGGCATTTCGGAGCTCCCACCGCACATGGGTGTGCACGGCGCAATTACAGACGACACCCAGATGACGCTGTTCACGGCCGAGGGAGTCTTGCGCGCGCGCGTACGCGGCGCTCTGAAGGGTATCTGCCACCCACCGTCCGTTATCCATCACGCGCTGTTGCGCTGGTACAGAACCCAAGGCAGCAATCCGAAAGTTCAGACCGACGATGTGGGGCTAATCAACGACCCACGCCTTCAGGTCTGCCGCGCGCCGGGCAATACCTGCCTGTCATCCTTGGCGGCGAGCGCCCAGTTTGGGGACCCTGCACAAAACAGCAGCAAAGGATGTGGAACCATCATGCGGGTGGCCCCCATTGGCTTGATGTTCCCGCGCGACCAGGTGCGCGCAATGGCCATCGAGACATCCGCCCTGACGCATGGCCATCGGACCGGCCAGCTTGCAGCGGCAGCCTGGGCGGAAATGCTTGCCGATGTCACTGCAGGCGCCAAGCTTGAGGAGTGTGCAGCCCAGACTGCAGCGACCTATGCGCGATTGGCTGGGGGCGAAGAGACTGCACAGGCAATTCAAGCTGCGCTTCGCGCGCCTCGAGACGGTACTGGGGAAACAGTCGAATCCTTGGGTGGTGGCTGGACCGCCGAAGAGGCGTTGTCGATCGCGCTTTATGCCTGCCTGGCCGGAGGCTCCTTCGAAAAGGCCCTCCTGATTGCAGCCACCCATGGTGGGGACAGCGATTCAACTGCGGCGATTGCTGGCAATATGCTGGGTCTGATTGATCCTGCCGCTGTCCTTCGACACCGGTGGGCCGATATCGTTGAAGGTGCAGACATCATCTCGCAGCTGGTGCGGGACTACAGGGAGCTTTCATCAGATATCGATGCGGCAGAGGAACTCTTCGAAGTCTATCCGGGTGGGTAA
- a CDS encoding helix-turn-helix transcriptional regulator, which translates to MRYARQEDLQRLALIMQGSAEGISLSDIEREFSVSRRTAERMRDAVRNAYPQIEEISGESGRKYWRFPPGSLGRMAEPTLDELTAGHRAAAIARREGDELTAETLERLLVKVQAMFREDRRRSIAADLEAQLLADGVAFRPGPREKISPETLSTIREAILAGVMISADHRARASAKLSRNTRLGPIAMLFGQGRQYLLAWSEYQNDLRLFALAGFERVSLEPEVYERPKGFDLQEWLSESFGVWREEPLDVVWRFLPDVADEAAGYLFHPKQQTERMEDGSLIVRFRAGGRQEMDWYLVRWGDQVEAQFLAVSGSPVSDTTETDAPQE; encoded by the coding sequence ATGCGCTACGCTCGCCAAGAAGATTTGCAACGACTCGCTCTGATAATGCAGGGGTCAGCGGAGGGGATTTCGCTTTCTGACATAGAGCGAGAATTCAGCGTATCCCGTCGCACGGCAGAACGCATGCGTGATGCCGTACGCAACGCCTACCCTCAAATTGAGGAAATCTCCGGCGAAAGCGGTCGAAAATACTGGCGCTTCCCGCCGGGATCATTGGGTCGCATGGCTGAACCCACGCTTGATGAACTGACCGCCGGCCACCGCGCTGCCGCTATTGCGCGGCGCGAGGGCGATGAGCTAACAGCGGAAACATTGGAGCGCCTTTTGGTAAAGGTGCAGGCAATGTTCCGCGAGGATCGCCGCCGGTCGATTGCTGCTGACCTTGAAGCACAACTATTGGCTGACGGCGTTGCCTTCCGGCCCGGCCCTCGAGAAAAAATCTCGCCCGAGACTTTATCTACAATTCGCGAAGCAATCCTTGCAGGGGTCATGATCTCTGCTGATCATCGTGCCCGTGCTTCGGCAAAGCTTTCACGTAATACCCGACTCGGCCCAATTGCCATGTTATTTGGTCAAGGGCGCCAATACCTTTTGGCTTGGAGCGAATATCAGAACGATCTTCGACTGTTTGCACTGGCTGGGTTTGAACGGGTTTCGTTGGAACCTGAGGTCTATGAGCGCCCCAAAGGGTTCGATCTGCAGGAATGGCTATCAGAGAGCTTTGGTGTATGGCGGGAGGAACCGCTTGATGTCGTCTGGCGGTTTCTGCCTGACGTTGCCGATGAAGCTGCGGGGTATCTGTTTCATCCCAAACAGCAGACCGAGCGGATGGAGGACGGATCACTGATCGTCCGTTTCCGCGCCGGAGGACGGCAGGAGATGGACTGGTATCTGGTGAGGTGGGGCGATCAGGTCGAGGCGCAGTTTTTGGCAGTTTCTGGTAGCCCAGTTTCTGATACGACCGAAACTGACGCACCCCAAGAGTAA